From Endozoicomonas sp. 8E, the proteins below share one genomic window:
- a CDS encoding SycD/LcrH family type III secretion system chaperone: MNEEAKMNEGEELDDMLLEFFGKGGTFKDLKNMSDDAMEAIYSVAYNLYQGGKYDEAQKVFQFLCFYDHFNRKYFMGLGACQQMMKQYENAIEIFTFATVLDADDPRPMLYIGDCHLAMGDNEKAKMSYETAIEWAGNAAAFEEEKQRAESMLENLSS; the protein is encoded by the coding sequence GTGAATGAAGAAGCCAAGATGAATGAAGGTGAAGAACTTGATGATATGCTTCTCGAGTTTTTTGGTAAGGGCGGAACCTTCAAAGACCTCAAGAATATGAGTGATGATGCTATGGAAGCCATATACAGCGTCGCTTATAACCTTTATCAGGGGGGGAAGTACGATGAGGCGCAAAAGGTCTTTCAGTTTCTCTGTTTCTATGATCACTTCAATCGAAAATACTTCATGGGGCTCGGTGCCTGCCAGCAAATGATGAAGCAGTATGAAAATGCTATTGAGATCTTCACTTTTGCCACGGTATTGGATGCCGACGACCCCAGGCCCATGCTCTACATCGGAGACTGTCATCTGGCAATGGGTGACAACGAAAAAGCAAAAATGTCATATGAGACAGCCATTGAATGGGCTGGAAACGCGGCTGCTTTTGAGGAAGAAAAACAAAGAGCCGAAAGCATGCTGGAAAACCTGAGCAGTTAA
- the sctE gene encoding type III secretion system translocon subunit SctE codes for MSSIGQGPAPTEQSGNIHQASFDAVDNEENPVQRGFSNQNSYSRTEGGEAPKAQINAPVLDAPSANAESEKATAEVLKHQEGQATDKSAKGGPKTPGVGVQEQSNLPIRKQTTHLQSKSNELESMGFSKSQINGVLAVADPKDPENSLAPMHSPTARLKDMEARGGDPKLNTLFNTFEDVMVRFSAIKEIPDDLKAELTKDLDTFTKAALNAERPLDIDSATTMLVQIQSKLQNERLRFDQESIRIGQVAAEQRSSNIISKIRESIAKVEESKKSQMVGKIFNYIALVFMAIASVALAVAGVLTGGALSIVAASLMVAATGLMITMTVSSETNNFMMKIFDGLAGDKDGEQDAKIGATVFWAVIMIALSAGAAFAGGVAGAGGAAASTASSSTAAGSSTAATVTATGANTAATTSAAVAKKIAIVTKLGQTAQLIGGAGQIASGGADIGTSVYKYQADTFRAEALEEKAEMVRIQKAIDDAMEGLEKAIQELQNGYSTAASIIKANHETKTTLARNLRA; via the coding sequence ATGTCTTCAATCGGTCAGGGGCCTGCCCCTACAGAGCAAAGCGGAAATATTCATCAGGCTTCTTTTGATGCTGTTGATAATGAAGAAAACCCGGTTCAGCGAGGTTTTAGTAACCAGAACAGTTACTCAAGAACGGAAGGTGGAGAAGCCCCTAAAGCACAGATCAATGCTCCCGTTCTGGATGCGCCTTCGGCAAATGCTGAGTCTGAAAAAGCTACCGCAGAAGTGTTGAAACATCAGGAAGGGCAGGCAACAGACAAGTCGGCAAAAGGTGGTCCCAAGACACCTGGTGTGGGGGTTCAGGAACAAAGCAACCTCCCCATCAGAAAGCAGACAACCCATCTCCAGAGTAAGAGCAATGAACTTGAAAGTATGGGGTTCAGCAAATCCCAAATCAATGGGGTGCTGGCTGTGGCTGATCCCAAAGATCCTGAAAACTCTCTTGCTCCCATGCACTCTCCCACTGCCAGATTGAAAGATATGGAGGCCCGGGGTGGCGATCCCAAGCTGAATACACTGTTTAATACTTTCGAAGATGTCATGGTTCGTTTCTCTGCCATCAAAGAAATTCCGGATGATTTGAAAGCTGAGCTGACGAAGGATCTCGATACATTTACCAAGGCAGCTCTCAACGCTGAAAGGCCTCTGGATATAGACTCCGCTACCACGATGCTGGTTCAGATCCAGTCAAAGTTGCAGAACGAGCGACTCCGCTTTGACCAGGAGAGTATCAGGATAGGTCAGGTCGCTGCGGAACAACGCAGTAGCAACATCATCAGCAAAATCCGTGAATCCATTGCAAAAGTCGAAGAATCGAAAAAATCCCAAATGGTCGGGAAGATTTTCAATTATATCGCGCTGGTATTCATGGCGATTGCCTCCGTCGCTTTGGCTGTTGCGGGAGTTCTTACCGGTGGTGCTTTGAGTATTGTTGCTGCAAGTCTTATGGTTGCAGCGACAGGTCTTATGATCACCATGACGGTTTCATCAGAAACCAACAACTTTATGATGAAAATTTTTGACGGCCTTGCCGGTGACAAAGACGGTGAGCAAGATGCCAAAATTGGTGCCACGGTCTTTTGGGCTGTCATTATGATCGCACTTTCCGCAGGCGCAGCTTTTGCGGGTGGCGTTGCCGGTGCAGGTGGAGCTGCTGCCAGTACAGCTTCATCAAGTACCGCAGCAGGGTCTTCAACCGCTGCAACGGTGACGGCGACAGGCGCTAACACGGCTGCAACCACATCAGCTGCTGTGGCAAAAAAAATTGCGATCGTGACCAAGTTAGGACAGACAGCCCAGTTGATAGGGGGCGCCGGTCAGATTGCTTCGGGTGGTGCTGATATCGGAACTTCTGTTTATAAATACCAGGCAGACACATTCAGGGCAGAAGCGCTTGAAGAAAAAGCCGAAATGGTCAGGATCCAGAAGGCCATAGATGATGCTATGGAAGGTTTGGAGAAGGCTATCCAGGAACTCCAGAATGGCTACTCCACAGCCGCCAGCATCATTAAAGCGAATCATGAAACCAAGACAACACTTGCGCGCAACCTGCGTGCCTGA
- a CDS encoding TyeA family type III secretion system gatekeeper subunit produces MTIPLDRAGGASAPSFLESNQNVAGNQGAKGKVAGQTVQVRSDATSALLDSAEELSMVADRFKQTKLKDRKLSSGSELSDKLLERIKKIQAIQETQAFKDLVNNFSNQTNLNPNQVLKQAQEFSDDVLEQFAALDFAAEYFEEQGDQEKANQIRTAQQSIREKNPTLIQAGLNISESAAEMIEEMGFDVDVRTVRESYANLIDSAKMDHVRDDGSLKTTYRYLVETYGAENLEGAIQGQLDLLATDLNCTTHSTSPVRLKVIIDDMKGLKIQSGVHDACCEAEERLERTFPEEKVLRLVLMEEMLDLVDQQWVTESDFEKLPLKMNLEKLEAHIFALTSIVDIVRSIPEEVFTNDETKLNMLSAATDSLDNKIEEEESEAIEEAALDAALDDNFLGEVTASLDLPSSKKVETPFFAAGKEQKSQ; encoded by the coding sequence ATGACTATTCCACTCGACAGGGCCGGTGGTGCATCAGCGCCATCGTTTCTGGAGAGTAACCAGAACGTTGCAGGTAACCAGGGAGCCAAAGGCAAGGTTGCCGGACAAACGGTTCAGGTTCGGTCTGATGCCACTTCTGCGCTGCTTGACAGTGCAGAAGAGCTTTCCATGGTCGCTGACCGCTTCAAGCAAACCAAACTCAAAGACAGAAAACTCTCCAGTGGTTCAGAACTCTCTGACAAGCTGCTTGAGCGCATCAAGAAAATACAGGCTATTCAGGAAACCCAGGCGTTCAAGGATCTGGTTAACAATTTCAGTAATCAAACCAATCTCAACCCCAATCAGGTTCTGAAGCAGGCCCAGGAATTTTCCGACGACGTGCTCGAGCAATTTGCGGCACTGGATTTTGCCGCAGAATATTTTGAAGAGCAGGGAGACCAGGAAAAAGCCAATCAAATTCGTACGGCTCAGCAAAGCATCAGGGAAAAGAACCCGACACTGATCCAGGCTGGCCTCAATATCTCTGAGTCAGCAGCCGAGATGATCGAAGAGATGGGCTTTGACGTTGATGTTCGTACGGTCCGTGAAAGCTATGCCAACCTCATTGACTCAGCGAAGATGGATCATGTGCGTGATGACGGTTCACTCAAGACAACTTATCGCTATCTGGTAGAAACCTACGGAGCAGAGAATCTGGAAGGAGCTATTCAGGGGCAACTTGATCTCCTTGCGACGGATTTGAACTGCACCACTCACTCCACTTCACCGGTCAGATTGAAAGTCATTATTGATGATATGAAAGGGCTGAAGATTCAGTCGGGTGTTCATGATGCCTGTTGCGAAGCTGAAGAGAGGCTGGAAAGAACATTCCCTGAAGAAAAAGTCCTTCGACTTGTGCTCATGGAAGAGATGCTCGATCTCGTCGATCAACAGTGGGTGACAGAGTCTGATTTTGAAAAATTGCCGTTAAAAATGAATCTGGAAAAACTGGAAGCTCATATTTTTGCATTGACTTCCATCGTCGATATCGTGAGGTCCATTCCCGAAGAAGTGTTTACCAATGATGAGACCAAACTGAATATGCTGTCTGCGGCAACAGACAGTCTGGATAACAAAATTGAAGAGGAAGAGTCAGAGGCCATTGAAGAGGCTGCTCTGGATGCCGCGCTGGATGATAATTTCTTGGGTGAGGTAACCGCCTCTCTGGATTTGCCATCAAGTAAGAAAGTTGAAACGCCTTTTTTTGCTGCTGGGAAGGAACAGAAGTCTCAGTAG
- a CDS encoding EscI/YscI/HrpB family type III secretion system inner rod protein, which translates to MAENIINSKGLTEKALESAETFAVPEKVDAGAADKFGSLLSGDADGQQAIQAASAVGQPEGGALTLGDKILRGMQGLREHVEAGKENVVSNLQPGETMTMQDMFKTQMAMTNLMVTEDYIGKIVSKSTQTFDTLLRNQ; encoded by the coding sequence ATGGCCGAAAATATTATCAACTCAAAAGGCCTGACAGAGAAAGCACTTGAATCTGCCGAAACCTTTGCCGTTCCGGAGAAAGTGGATGCAGGTGCGGCAGATAAATTTGGCAGTTTGCTGTCAGGTGATGCCGATGGACAGCAGGCAATACAAGCTGCATCAGCGGTTGGACAGCCAGAAGGGGGAGCCCTGACTCTGGGAGATAAGATTCTCAGAGGTATGCAGGGGTTAAGAGAGCATGTTGAAGCAGGTAAGGAGAATGTTGTCTCCAACCTGCAGCCTGGTGAAACCATGACCATGCAGGACATGTTTAAAACCCAGATGGCCATGACCAACCTGATGGTCACCGAGGACTACATAGGGAAAATTGTCAGTAAGAGTACCCAGACGTTTGATACTCTGCTGCGTAATCAGTAA
- the sctJ gene encoding type III secretion system inner membrane ring lipoprotein SctJ yields MSKGTVHRTLKYLGVICLSFLLSGCKVELYSGLSEKEGNDMLAILLDGGIPAEKLINKEKMVTLMVPSDEVSRSIKLLRGYGYPKEKYSSIGDIFPKDGLISSPTEERARYTYSMSQELSSTLSMIDGVITARVHVVLPQEQDSLSDVNYPSSASVFIKYTPELELAGFIPKVKTLVSNSIEGLSLDKITVSLFPATRINQGSSAAPKMESVFFVKVNPSSAGALRGVIYGLLFLLIMTLAGCGALYWMMFMKKGKKKVRKTE; encoded by the coding sequence ATGAGCAAGGGAACTGTGCACCGTACTCTGAAATACCTGGGAGTCATCTGTCTCAGCTTTCTGCTGTCCGGGTGTAAGGTTGAGCTCTACTCTGGTCTTTCTGAAAAGGAAGGCAATGATATGCTGGCTATCCTGCTGGATGGGGGCATACCTGCAGAGAAGCTCATTAATAAAGAAAAGATGGTGACCCTGATGGTGCCATCTGATGAAGTTTCACGATCGATCAAGTTGTTGCGTGGTTATGGATATCCCAAGGAAAAGTACTCTTCCATTGGTGATATTTTTCCGAAAGACGGTCTGATCTCCTCACCCACTGAAGAGAGGGCTCGCTATACCTATTCCATGTCGCAGGAGCTTTCATCAACATTATCCATGATTGATGGTGTCATCACCGCTCGTGTCCATGTAGTACTGCCCCAGGAGCAGGATTCTCTGAGTGACGTCAATTACCCTTCATCGGCCTCTGTGTTTATCAAGTACACACCGGAGCTGGAGCTGGCGGGTTTCATTCCAAAGGTCAAAACACTGGTGTCTAACAGTATTGAAGGGCTGTCCCTTGATAAAATCACGGTTTCTCTCTTTCCGGCTACCCGCATTAATCAGGGGAGCAGTGCCGCACCCAAAATGGAATCGGTATTTTTCGTTAAGGTCAATCCTTCTTCTGCCGGGGCTTTGAGAGGGGTTATCTATGGGCTCCTGTTTCTTTTGATCATGACCCTTGCCGGTTGTGGAGCACTGTATTGGATGATGTTTATGAAGAAAGGCAAGAAAAAAGTCAGGAAGACTGAATGA
- a CDS encoding SctK family type III secretion system sorting platform protein → MNAEQPNLQMDPQLELFQSVAEFNHYLVRFIHHSWLQTIKLSPLVKQLRKAGNADYHLSHFLLKEFDLNNDFDYDFDEKHKRIALADEESITKLAFYLGIILNESVIRNTLRKQERLLLKKTLGEDGFRFAVKKAQFFSRIGTDLGPSFLIDWDHLDSFKRYLTQSGFQVLGRAFSESSPAFIKRLELKLPVSFRDTIWSSDRSSEKSDLDINQCKTLVVKAHKEVNKEWRHLFV, encoded by the coding sequence ATGAACGCAGAACAGCCAAATCTTCAGATGGACCCTCAATTAGAACTGTTTCAGTCCGTTGCTGAATTTAACCACTACCTGGTTCGCTTTATTCATCACAGCTGGTTGCAAACTATCAAGTTATCACCACTGGTCAAACAGCTCAGAAAGGCCGGTAATGCAGATTACCATCTGTCTCATTTTTTATTAAAAGAGTTTGATCTTAACAACGACTTTGATTACGACTTTGATGAAAAGCACAAAAGAATAGCGCTGGCTGACGAAGAATCCATTACAAAACTGGCTTTTTATTTGGGCATTATTCTCAACGAAAGTGTTATTCGAAATACCCTTCGTAAGCAGGAAAGGCTATTGCTAAAGAAAACGCTGGGTGAGGATGGATTTCGTTTTGCTGTCAAAAAGGCGCAGTTTTTCAGTCGCATCGGAACTGATCTGGGGCCAAGCTTTTTGATTGACTGGGATCATCTCGATAGTTTTAAACGATATCTTACGCAATCCGGTTTTCAAGTGCTTGGAAGGGCTTTCTCAGAGAGTTCTCCTGCCTTTATCAAAAGGCTGGAATTAAAACTGCCTGTTTCATTTCGCGATACTATCTGGAGTTCAGACCGGAGTTCTGAGAAGTCGGACCTGGATATCAATCAGTGCAAGACACTGGTCGTTAAAGCTCATAAAGAGGTGAATAAAGAATGGCGTCACCTGTTCGTCTGA
- a CDS encoding HrpE/YscL family type III secretion apparatus protein, with product MASPVRLTSGQLTIDPSAKVLKSQDYADYLESEKIVSKARDHAREILEQSRQAYEKEKQRGYEEGLAESKVDQAEQMLKVVSRTINYLSEVEKALADILMSGIKKIIGEYDQEELAVSLVKNALQHVRNEKQVTIRIPPSQFKMVKARLNEILGEYKGVGFIDLVSDERLSTGDCIMESDIGVVDASVDLQIKALQKRFERINSGAVTSITNDHSMFDESK from the coding sequence ATGGCGTCACCTGTTCGTCTGACTTCCGGACAGTTGACGATTGACCCGTCAGCGAAAGTCCTTAAATCACAAGATTATGCAGACTATCTTGAGTCTGAAAAAATCGTCAGCAAAGCTCGGGATCATGCCAGAGAAATACTGGAGCAGTCTCGTCAGGCCTATGAGAAGGAAAAGCAGAGAGGTTATGAAGAAGGTTTAGCAGAAAGTAAGGTGGATCAGGCTGAGCAGATGCTTAAGGTTGTCAGTCGAACCATAAATTATCTATCAGAGGTGGAGAAAGCCCTGGCTGATATTTTAATGTCGGGGATTAAAAAAATAATTGGTGAATATGATCAGGAAGAACTTGCCGTAAGTCTGGTAAAAAATGCACTACAGCACGTCAGAAATGAGAAGCAAGTCACCATTCGTATCCCTCCCAGTCAATTCAAGATGGTTAAAGCAAGACTCAATGAAATACTGGGGGAATACAAAGGTGTAGGCTTTATAGATCTTGTTTCGGATGAGCGTCTGTCTACCGGTGACTGTATCATGGAGAGTGATATCGGGGTTGTAGATGCCAGTGTAGATCTGCAAATCAAGGCGCTACAAAAACGCTTTGAAAGAATTAACTCTGGAGCTGTCACCAGTATTACCAACGATCATTCCATGTTCGATGAGTCAAAATGA
- the frdA gene encoding fumarate reductase (quinol) flavoprotein subunit, translated as MQVIKADVAIVGAGATGLRAAIAVAEKDPNLNIALLSKVYPMRSHTVAAEGGSAGVIQDHDSFENHFKDTVSGGDWLCDQDAVDYFVQNATEEMIRLEHWGCPWSRKPDGNVNVRPFGGMKIERTWFAADKSGFHMLHTLYQTSVKYSAIERFDEYFAIDLIVEEGRVQGVVAVEVKTGEPKVFLAKTVILATGGSGRVFRFNTNGAIVTGDGHGMAMRAGAPLRDMEFVQYHPTGLPGSGILMTEGCRGEGGILLNKHGYRYLQDYGLGPETPVGQPKNKYMELGPRDKLSQAFWNEQRKGNTVETPLGDAVLLDLRHLGEKTLMERLPLICSLAKNYVGVDPVHQPVPVRPAVHYTMGGIRTDINCAADIPGLFAAGECASVGMHGANRLGSNSLAETVVFGALAGDKAAGFAQQAVMSDEKKLMDQAKMHLASIENLRNAKGTEKASHIRHEMAKTMERCFGIYRIGEEMQEGVDKIAELRERFRKVHVEDRSKAFNTELLQAFELQSSLAVAETMAVGALNRKESRGAHQRIDGFERRDDERFLKHTLAYYNGDSAPRLDYQNVNITRYQPEERVYGAAAEKGTVAEKSAAASDTK; from the coding sequence ATGCAGGTCATCAAGGCCGATGTTGCAATTGTAGGTGCCGGTGCTACTGGTCTTCGTGCAGCTATAGCGGTTGCAGAAAAAGACCCAAACCTGAATATCGCACTGCTTTCAAAAGTCTACCCGATGCGCAGCCATACAGTGGCAGCAGAAGGGGGCTCAGCGGGTGTTATTCAGGATCATGACTCTTTCGAGAATCACTTCAAGGATACCGTTTCGGGTGGTGACTGGCTCTGTGATCAGGATGCTGTCGATTACTTTGTTCAGAATGCTACTGAAGAAATGATTCGGCTGGAACACTGGGGATGTCCATGGAGCCGGAAACCGGATGGTAACGTTAACGTACGTCCATTTGGCGGTATGAAGATTGAGAGAACCTGGTTTGCTGCTGACAAATCCGGTTTCCACATGTTGCACACACTTTACCAGACATCTGTCAAATATTCTGCTATTGAACGCTTTGACGAGTACTTCGCTATCGACCTCATTGTTGAAGAGGGCCGTGTCCAGGGTGTGGTGGCTGTTGAAGTTAAAACCGGTGAGCCGAAGGTTTTCCTGGCTAAAACCGTGATTCTGGCAACCGGTGGTTCTGGCCGTGTATTCCGCTTCAACACCAATGGTGCCATTGTGACCGGTGATGGTCATGGCATGGCTATGAGAGCAGGTGCGCCTCTGAGAGATATGGAGTTTGTTCAATACCATCCAACCGGTCTGCCCGGTTCAGGTATTCTAATGACGGAAGGTTGTCGTGGCGAAGGCGGTATTCTCCTCAATAAGCATGGCTATCGCTATTTGCAGGATTACGGCCTGGGTCCAGAGACACCGGTGGGGCAGCCAAAGAACAAATACATGGAACTGGGCCCACGTGACAAGCTCTCTCAGGCTTTCTGGAATGAGCAGCGCAAGGGCAATACCGTTGAAACCCCTCTGGGTGATGCCGTGCTGCTGGATCTTCGTCATCTGGGTGAAAAGACACTGATGGAGCGCCTGCCGCTGATTTGCTCACTGGCTAAAAACTATGTAGGTGTTGATCCTGTTCATCAGCCTGTCCCGGTCCGTCCTGCGGTTCATTACACCATGGGGGGAATCCGTACTGATATTAACTGTGCCGCCGATATTCCGGGCCTCTTCGCTGCCGGAGAATGTGCCAGCGTGGGTATGCATGGTGCTAACCGTCTGGGCTCAAATTCTCTGGCAGAAACAGTGGTATTCGGTGCCCTGGCAGGTGATAAAGCAGCCGGGTTTGCTCAACAGGCTGTAATGTCTGATGAGAAAAAACTAATGGATCAGGCGAAAATGCACCTGGCCAGCATCGAAAATCTGCGCAACGCAAAGGGTACTGAAAAAGCCTCTCACATTCGTCATGAGATGGCGAAAACTATGGAGCGTTGCTTTGGTATCTATCGAATCGGCGAAGAGATGCAGGAAGGGGTCGACAAAATTGCAGAACTTCGAGAGCGCTTTCGTAAGGTTCATGTTGAAGACCGCAGCAAGGCTTTCAACACTGAGCTCTTGCAAGCTTTTGAATTGCAAAGCTCTCTCGCTGTTGCTGAAACTATGGCTGTAGGCGCACTGAATCGTAAGGAGTCTCGTGGTGCTCATCAGCGGATTGATGGCTTTGAGCGCCGTGACGACGAGAGGTTCCTGAAACACACTCTGGCCTACTATAACGGTGACTCAGCTCCCCGTTTGGACTACCAGAACGTCAATATTACTCGCTATCAGCCAGAAGAGCGTGTTTACGGTGCAGCGGCTGAGAAGGGCACTGTAGCTGAAAAGAGTGCTGCGGCGTCTGATACCAAGTGA
- a CDS encoding succinate dehydrogenase/fumarate reductase iron-sulfur subunit, translating into MSHKTINIEILRYNPESDEKPGYSKFEVPFLEEWSMLDALEYIKDELDSSLAYRWSCRMAVCGSCGMVINGTPKLGCESFLRDYKGTIKVEPLANFPIERDLVVDAEDFIKKLESVKPYIINAMEKPVAEGVNRQTPKELSLYKQFSNCINCMLCYSACPQMGINPLFTGPAVIALGHRYNLDTRDDGYDERTEVIQGKNGVWSCTFVGYCSEVCPKNVDPAAAINQNKLQGAQDWALSFLMPRKGGK; encoded by the coding sequence ATGAGTCACAAGACAATCAACATTGAGATTCTGAGGTACAACCCGGAAAGCGATGAGAAGCCCGGCTATAGCAAGTTTGAGGTGCCTTTCCTCGAAGAGTGGTCCATGCTGGATGCCCTTGAATACATCAAGGACGAACTGGACTCTTCCCTGGCCTATCGCTGGTCTTGCCGCATGGCTGTCTGCGGTAGTTGTGGCATGGTCATTAATGGAACACCAAAGCTGGGTTGTGAGAGCTTCCTGAGGGATTACAAGGGCACTATCAAGGTAGAACCTCTGGCTAACTTCCCGATTGAGCGTGATCTGGTGGTGGATGCGGAAGACTTTATCAAAAAACTGGAGTCTGTTAAGCCCTACATCATCAATGCAATGGAAAAACCGGTTGCAGAGGGTGTGAACAGACAAACACCCAAAGAGCTGAGCCTTTACAAGCAGTTCTCCAATTGCATTAACTGCATGCTTTGCTATTCAGCCTGTCCTCAAATGGGAATTAATCCGCTGTTTACAGGGCCAGCCGTTATTGCACTGGGACACCGTTATAATCTGGATACGCGGGATGATGGTTATGATGAGCGTACCGAAGTCATTCAGGGCAAGAATGGTGTTTGGTCCTGTACCTTTGTGGGCTATTGCTCAGAGGTCTGCCCGAAGAATGTCGATCCGGCTGCTGCTATCAACCAGAACAAGTTGCAGGGTGCCCAGGACTGGGCTTTGTCTTTCCTGATGCCGCGTAAAGGAGGCAAGTGA
- the frdD gene encoding fumarate reductase subunit FrdD yields MSQKRHIEPLLWSLFGAGGTTIAFFFPAVILVILAVSLGVIPAEALSYERMSGFFLNNLIGQLVLLVALVPSYWACIHRIYHGLHDLGFHPGAGLKALLYGATLVLSVVTVMLVLV; encoded by the coding sequence ATGAGTCAGAAAAGACACATTGAGCCGTTGCTGTGGAGTTTGTTTGGCGCTGGTGGCACGACAATCGCCTTCTTCTTCCCGGCTGTGATCCTGGTGATCCTGGCGGTATCTCTGGGCGTGATTCCTGCAGAAGCGCTTTCTTATGAAAGAATGTCAGGTTTCTTCCTGAATAACCTGATTGGACAGTTGGTTCTTCTGGTCGCCCTGGTGCCTTCCTACTGGGCTTGTATCCACAGGATTTACCACGGACTGCATGATTTGGGTTTTCATCCGGGAGCAGGGCTGAAAGCTCTGCTTTATGGAGCCACTCTGGTTTTGAGTGTGGTGACTGTGATGCTGGTACTGGTCTGA
- a CDS encoding adenosine deaminase: MIDSLPKAELHLHIEGTLEPELMFSLAERNKISLPYQSIDDVREAYQFSNLQSFLDIYYAGARVLQTGQDFYDLTWAYLERCQKDNVVHTEIFFDPQTHTDRGIPFATVFEGIEAALQDGRQQLGISSHIIMCFLRHLGAGAALNTFEMSKPWHQRMIAVGLDSTELGNPPEMFTEVFDKARQAGLKTVAHAGEEGPAEYIWGALKALKVLRVDHGVRCLDDESLVQYLVENNIPLTVCPLSNVKLCVFDRLSDHNLKQMLDKGLCVTVNSDDPSYFGGYINDNFHATQQALGLDDQAVYQLVRNSFNASFLERSERSEYLARLDSLYEELSDD; the protein is encoded by the coding sequence ATGATTGACTCGTTACCCAAAGCAGAGCTTCATCTGCATATTGAAGGTACTCTGGAGCCCGAACTGATGTTTTCTCTGGCTGAAAGAAATAAAATCAGTCTCCCTTACCAAAGTATCGACGACGTCCGGGAGGCCTACCAGTTTTCCAATCTGCAATCCTTTCTGGATATTTACTATGCCGGTGCCCGGGTTCTTCAGACCGGGCAGGATTTCTATGATTTGACCTGGGCGTATCTTGAGCGCTGTCAAAAGGACAATGTGGTCCATACCGAGATTTTCTTTGACCCACAGACCCACACCGATAGAGGTATTCCATTTGCCACTGTGTTTGAGGGCATTGAGGCCGCACTTCAGGATGGCAGGCAACAGCTGGGTATCAGCAGTCACATCATTATGTGTTTTCTCCGTCACTTGGGTGCAGGGGCAGCGCTGAACACTTTTGAAATGTCGAAACCCTGGCATCAGAGAATGATTGCTGTCGGTCTCGACTCTACTGAGTTGGGGAACCCTCCGGAGATGTTTACCGAGGTCTTTGACAAAGCCAGACAGGCTGGGTTGAAGACCGTTGCTCATGCAGGAGAAGAAGGTCCGGCAGAGTATATTTGGGGGGCTTTGAAGGCACTGAAAGTATTGCGGGTTGATCATGGTGTTCGATGTCTGGACGACGAAAGTCTTGTTCAGTATCTGGTTGAGAACAACATTCCTTTGACAGTGTGTCCCCTTTCGAACGTCAAGTTGTGTGTATTTGACAGATTGTCAGACCATAATCTTAAGCAGATGCTGGACAAAGGACTCTGTGTCACTGTCAATTCTGATGATCCCTCCTATTTTGGTGGTTATATCAACGACAATTTCCACGCTACACAGCAAGCGTTAGGGTTGGACGATCAGGCTGTTTATCAATTGGTTCGAAACAGCTTCAATGCCAGTTTTCTTGAGCGTTCAGAAAGGTCTGAGTATCTGGCTCGTCTGGACAGTCTTTATGAGGAGTTAAGTGATGACTAA